The following are from one region of the Hyalangium gracile genome:
- a CDS encoding ATP-dependent DNA ligase, which yields MRPPRTAAPASWSPLDLSLTPPYPPMEAELVREIPAGDTWQYEPKWDGFRCVVYRDGDHVELQSKAGQPLGRYFPELVEAVRELSPRRFVIDGEIVIPEDGGLSFDALLMRIHPAASRVAKLAAQSPSRLYVFDMLVDTRGQRLTEKPLVDRRQKLESFASRYLDAKGQIRLSPATYSEKVARAWLGSPGMDGVIAKRLAAKYASGERTGMVKVKPQRTADCVVGGFRWAENRKSGVGSLLLGLYDKDGLLHHVGFCSSFSAKDKKELVEPLESLRGGPGFTGKTPGGPSRWSKRDGAWEPLQTRLVVEVGYDHFSQGRFRHGTQFLRWRPDKAPEQCRMEQVTRRRSRAEVPLVEYGDATAP from the coding sequence ATGAGACCGCCTCGCACCGCCGCGCCCGCGTCCTGGAGCCCGCTGGACCTGTCGCTCACGCCGCCCTATCCGCCCATGGAGGCGGAGCTCGTGCGGGAGATTCCGGCCGGAGACACCTGGCAGTACGAGCCCAAGTGGGACGGCTTCCGGTGCGTCGTCTACCGCGATGGGGACCATGTGGAGCTGCAGTCCAAGGCCGGGCAGCCGCTGGGCCGCTACTTCCCCGAGCTCGTGGAGGCGGTGCGGGAGCTGTCGCCCAGGCGCTTCGTCATCGACGGGGAGATCGTCATCCCGGAGGACGGAGGGCTGTCGTTCGATGCGCTGTTGATGCGCATCCACCCGGCGGCCAGCCGCGTGGCGAAGCTGGCGGCACAGAGCCCCTCGCGCCTCTATGTCTTCGACATGCTGGTGGACACCCGAGGGCAGCGCCTCACCGAGAAGCCGCTGGTGGACCGGAGGCAGAAGCTGGAGTCCTTCGCCTCGCGCTACCTGGATGCGAAGGGGCAGATCCGTCTGTCTCCCGCGACGTACTCGGAGAAGGTGGCGCGGGCGTGGCTGGGCTCGCCCGGGATGGATGGGGTGATCGCCAAGCGCCTGGCCGCGAAGTACGCGTCGGGCGAGCGCACGGGGATGGTGAAGGTGAAGCCTCAGCGCACGGCCGACTGCGTGGTGGGCGGCTTCCGGTGGGCGGAGAACCGCAAGAGCGGGGTGGGCTCGCTGCTGCTCGGGCTCTACGACAAGGATGGGCTGCTGCACCACGTGGGCTTCTGCTCGAGCTTCTCCGCGAAGGACAAGAAGGAGCTGGTCGAGCCGCTCGAGTCGCTCCGGGGAGGGCCGGGCTTCACGGGCAAGACGCCGGGCGGCCCCAGCCGCTGGAGCAAGCGGGATGGAGCCTGGGAGCCGCTGCAGACGCGGCTCGTGGTGGAGGTGGGGTACGACCACTTCAGCCAGGGGCGGTTCCGGCACGGCACCCAGTTCCTGCGGTGGCGACCCGACAAGGCCCCCGAGCAGTGCCGCATGGAGCAGGTGACGCGGCGGCGCTCGCGGGCCGAGGTTCCGCTCGTGGAGTACGGCGACGCCACGGCCCCGTGA
- a CDS encoding serine/threonine protein kinase encodes MLPENENSSKQLPQLTLDSDEEELCPTRVRSETPDSGMEQWWAPPQTSRGSGVRNVVPWTPPPVAPSGDPLLGAEIGSFRLMRKLGGGGMGTVYLGEHMLIGSKVAVKFLHDHFASDEALIQRFLAEARVVNLIGHENIINIFDMNVLPPRRHFLIMEYLEGSPLSAMKGQQVALPVAVSILSQVCDALQAAHAHGVVHRDLKPENIFLVRHDRMPHFVKVLDFGIAKLMDSMPQQGQTSAGTLIGTPEYMAPEQWYGNTLDGRTDLYALGMIAYELLVGRPAFSKGGLGNLLHAHLMECPPSPHELRPEVPVALSDAVMRAMAKRPEERYRDAAEMREALEQALPPQDSRPRGALATPVPTPTPASPSEAVRMSLPTTPASLPPPVSPVPSAGELAARICLQPGSPPIRLACTDLARGGVFLCTDGTLPPLRSRVSLTLELHGRSVPCMAEVVHHVPAALASTWKMRPGFAVQFLELSEEARAVLASLGQGRGQGLEAPKAQQDDAQAELMLRMLFRRMKSDPYALLCLKLDATFEDVRKYARSTLRYLETIAARPLSPRQQQDLAEMRSLVEKAAEVLGHARQRVEHDAWRSNYTGVARCISSGVSATELEALQARFLVDHPGAEAIEQVHAHTAKAWEGQGRIDLALSEYERALRANPLRLSLQQRYWTLKQRGVKPTPPPEPLSGDDVSGLWQRSDPS; translated from the coding sequence ATGCTTCCGGAAAACGAGAACAGCTCGAAGCAGCTTCCACAGCTCACTCTGGACTCGGACGAGGAGGAGCTGTGCCCCACGCGCGTCCGCTCGGAGACGCCGGACTCGGGCATGGAGCAGTGGTGGGCACCTCCGCAGACCTCCCGCGGGAGCGGGGTGCGGAACGTCGTTCCCTGGACGCCGCCTCCCGTGGCCCCGTCGGGAGACCCGCTGCTGGGCGCGGAGATCGGCAGCTTCCGGCTCATGCGCAAGCTGGGCGGTGGCGGCATGGGCACCGTCTACCTCGGCGAGCACATGCTCATCGGCAGCAAGGTGGCGGTGAAGTTCCTGCATGATCACTTCGCCTCCGACGAGGCGCTGATCCAGCGCTTCCTGGCCGAGGCCCGGGTCGTCAACCTCATCGGCCACGAGAACATCATCAACATCTTCGACATGAACGTGCTGCCGCCCCGGCGGCACTTCCTCATCATGGAGTACCTGGAGGGCAGTCCGCTGTCCGCGATGAAGGGCCAGCAGGTGGCGCTCCCGGTGGCGGTCTCCATCCTCAGCCAGGTGTGTGATGCGCTGCAGGCGGCCCACGCCCACGGCGTGGTCCACCGCGATCTCAAGCCGGAGAACATCTTCCTGGTCCGCCATGACCGGATGCCGCACTTCGTGAAGGTGCTGGACTTCGGCATCGCCAAGCTCATGGACAGCATGCCGCAGCAGGGGCAGACCTCGGCGGGCACGCTCATCGGCACGCCCGAGTACATGGCCCCCGAGCAGTGGTACGGCAACACCCTGGATGGGCGCACGGACCTGTATGCGCTGGGGATGATTGCCTACGAGCTGCTCGTGGGCAGGCCCGCCTTCAGCAAGGGTGGGCTGGGCAACCTGCTGCATGCCCACCTGATGGAGTGCCCGCCGTCTCCCCATGAGCTGCGGCCCGAGGTGCCGGTGGCGCTCTCCGACGCCGTCATGCGCGCCATGGCCAAGCGGCCGGAGGAGCGCTACCGGGACGCGGCCGAGATGCGGGAGGCGCTGGAGCAGGCGCTTCCGCCGCAGGACTCGCGCCCGCGTGGGGCCCTGGCGACTCCTGTTCCCACCCCGACGCCCGCGAGCCCTTCCGAGGCGGTGCGGATGAGCCTGCCCACCACGCCCGCCTCCCTGCCTCCGCCCGTCTCTCCCGTGCCCTCCGCTGGCGAGCTCGCCGCGCGGATCTGCCTCCAGCCGGGGAGCCCTCCCATCCGGCTGGCCTGCACGGACCTGGCTCGCGGCGGCGTCTTCCTGTGCACTGACGGCACCCTGCCGCCGCTGCGCTCGCGCGTGTCGCTCACCCTGGAGCTGCACGGCCGGAGCGTCCCGTGCATGGCCGAGGTCGTCCACCACGTCCCCGCGGCGCTGGCCAGCACCTGGAAGATGCGCCCCGGCTTCGCCGTCCAGTTCCTCGAGCTGTCCGAGGAGGCTCGCGCGGTGCTGGCGAGCCTGGGCCAGGGGCGGGGCCAGGGACTGGAGGCCCCCAAGGCCCAGCAGGACGATGCCCAGGCGGAGCTCATGCTGCGGATGCTGTTCCGGCGCATGAAGAGCGACCCCTATGCGCTGCTCTGCCTGAAGCTCGACGCGACCTTCGAGGACGTCCGCAAGTACGCGCGCTCCACGCTGCGCTACCTGGAGACCATCGCCGCTCGGCCCCTGTCCCCCCGGCAGCAGCAGGATCTGGCCGAGATGCGCTCTCTCGTGGAGAAGGCCGCGGAGGTGCTCGGCCATGCGCGCCAGCGCGTCGAGCACGACGCCTGGCGGAGCAACTACACCGGGGTGGCGCGCTGCATCTCGAGCGGAGTCTCCGCCACCGAGCTCGAGGCGCTGCAGGCCCGCTTCCTCGTGGACCATCCCGGCGCGGAGGCCATCGAGCAGGTCCACGCCCACACCGCCAAGGCCTGGGAGGGCCAGGGCCGCATCGATCTGGCGCTCAGCGAGTACGAGCGGGCGCTGAGGGCCAACCCGCTCCGGCTCTCGCTGCAGCAGCGCTACTGGACCCTCAAGCAGCGGGGCGTGAAGCCCACCCCGCCGCCGGAGCCCTTGTCGGGCGATGACGTCTCGGGGCTCTGGCAGCGGTCGGACCCCTCATAG
- a CDS encoding LysR family transcriptional regulator produces MIQLQRLEGFYWVAKCEGYARAARSFPYPITQPGVHQQVKRLEAEVGVRLFERVGKDRVVLTPEGRALYAYVAPFLEGLPAMTRSLRSGEVSGRLRIHASGHVLRYLLPPWLRRLQSQRFDIEVDLFEAKVPAVALVRSGEADLLVDHLPDIPSDFEVRQVGSARPFLVFPSNHELARKGTVSPRQLADEPFITYSSDLQLRELQLSALAHHGVKPQRLHAADSSETILGFVAAGLGYSLLASLLPKGPRVPGVVAQPLTQPTRQFPIYAAWRKSAHADPLLGVLLSLAPQP; encoded by the coding sequence ATGATTCAGCTCCAGCGGCTCGAGGGCTTCTACTGGGTGGCGAAGTGCGAGGGGTATGCGCGCGCCGCCCGCTCCTTCCCGTACCCCATCACCCAGCCTGGCGTGCACCAGCAGGTGAAGCGGCTGGAGGCCGAGGTCGGCGTGCGGCTCTTCGAGCGGGTGGGCAAGGATCGCGTCGTCCTCACGCCCGAGGGCCGCGCGCTCTACGCCTACGTCGCGCCCTTCCTCGAGGGGCTGCCGGCGATGACGCGCTCGCTGCGCTCGGGAGAGGTGAGCGGCAGGCTGCGCATCCACGCCTCGGGACACGTGCTGCGCTACCTGCTGCCCCCGTGGCTGCGCCGGCTCCAGAGCCAGCGGTTCGACATCGAGGTGGACCTCTTCGAGGCGAAGGTGCCCGCGGTGGCGCTCGTCCGCTCGGGCGAGGCGGACCTGCTGGTGGACCACCTGCCCGACATCCCCTCGGACTTCGAGGTGCGGCAGGTGGGCAGCGCTCGCCCCTTCCTCGTCTTCCCGTCCAACCACGAGCTCGCCCGGAAGGGGACGGTGAGCCCCAGGCAGCTCGCGGACGAGCCCTTCATCACCTACAGCTCGGACCTCCAGCTCCGCGAGCTCCAGCTGTCGGCGCTCGCGCACCACGGGGTGAAGCCGCAGCGGCTCCACGCGGCGGACTCCTCGGAGACCATCCTGGGCTTCGTCGCGGCGGGGCTGGGCTACTCGCTGCTGGCGTCGCTGCTGCCGAAGGGGCCTCGGGTGCCCGGCGTCGTCGCCCAGCCGCTCACCCAGCCCACCCGGCAGTTCCCCATCTACGCGGCCTGGCGCAAGAGCGCGCACGCCGACCCGCTGCTGGGCGTGCTGCTCTCGCTCGCGCCGCAGCCGTGA
- a CDS encoding phytoene desaturase family protein — translation MGESYDAIVIGAGPNGLAAAITLAQAGRSVLVREANATLGGSCRSAELTLPGFIHDICSTVQALAIASPFLSALPLAEHGLELVHPKASFAHPLDDGQAGVVYPSLEETAATLGRDGAAWKKLFGPLVRDWKKLAPALLGPLPPVPRHPIALAHFGLQALRSARSLAESWFSGEHAKGLFAGVAAHSIVPLEWAGTSAFGLVLGTSGHAGGWPVARGGSQKLADALASILRSLGGRIETGARVENIDELPPARVILCDVTARQLLRLAGHKLPEGYKKTLQAFRYGPGVHKVDWALSEPIPWKAPGCRDAGTIHLGGSFDEIASAERAPWEGRYSDKPYVLLVQYPFEPSRAPAGKHTAWAYCHVPHGGDLDVTDRIESQLERFAPGFKDTILARGVMTPSELERHNANLIGGDITGGANMFSQILARPVLGLNPYRTPVKGLYLCSSSTPPGGGVHGMCGHNAARMALRHELR, via the coding sequence TTGGGCGAGTCCTACGACGCGATCGTGATTGGAGCGGGTCCCAACGGCCTGGCGGCGGCCATCACGCTGGCCCAGGCGGGGCGCTCGGTGCTGGTACGCGAGGCGAACGCCACGCTGGGGGGCTCGTGCCGGTCGGCGGAGCTGACGCTGCCGGGCTTCATCCACGACATCTGCTCCACCGTGCAGGCGCTGGCCATCGCCTCGCCCTTCCTGAGCGCCCTGCCGCTGGCGGAGCACGGGCTGGAGCTCGTCCACCCGAAGGCGTCCTTTGCCCACCCGCTCGATGACGGCCAGGCGGGCGTGGTCTATCCATCGCTCGAGGAGACCGCGGCGACGCTGGGCCGTGATGGCGCGGCCTGGAAGAAGCTCTTCGGCCCGCTGGTGCGCGACTGGAAGAAGCTCGCGCCCGCGCTGCTCGGGCCGCTGCCTCCCGTCCCCAGGCACCCCATCGCGCTGGCCCACTTCGGGCTGCAGGCCCTGCGCTCCGCCCGGAGCCTCGCGGAGAGCTGGTTCTCGGGGGAGCACGCCAAGGGGCTGTTCGCGGGCGTGGCGGCGCACTCCATCGTCCCGCTGGAGTGGGCGGGCACCAGCGCGTTCGGGCTCGTGCTGGGCACCAGCGGCCACGCGGGAGGCTGGCCCGTGGCGCGAGGGGGCTCGCAGAAGCTGGCGGACGCGCTGGCGTCGATCCTGCGCTCACTGGGCGGCCGCATCGAGACCGGGGCGCGCGTGGAGAACATCGACGAGCTGCCGCCCGCCCGGGTCATCCTCTGTGACGTCACGGCCCGGCAGCTGCTGAGGCTCGCGGGCCACAAGCTGCCGGAGGGCTACAAGAAGACGCTACAGGCGTTCCGCTATGGCCCCGGCGTGCACAAGGTGGACTGGGCCCTCTCGGAGCCCATCCCCTGGAAGGCGCCGGGCTGCCGGGATGCCGGCACCATCCACCTGGGCGGCAGCTTCGACGAGATCGCCAGCGCCGAGCGGGCGCCGTGGGAGGGCCGCTACTCCGACAAGCCGTACGTGCTGCTCGTGCAGTACCCGTTCGAGCCGAGCCGCGCCCCCGCCGGCAAGCACACCGCCTGGGCCTACTGCCACGTGCCTCACGGTGGAGATCTGGACGTCACCGATCGCATCGAGAGCCAGCTCGAGCGCTTCGCGCCGGGGTTCAAGGACACCATCCTCGCCCGCGGCGTGATGACGCCGTCCGAGCTGGAGCGCCACAACGCGAACCTCATCGGCGGAGACATCACCGGCGGGGCGAACATGTTCTCGCAGATCCTCGCCCGGCCGGTGCTGGGGCTCAACCCCTACAGGACGCCCGTGAAGGGGCTCTACCTGTGCTCCTCCTCCACCCCGCCGGGAGGAGGAGTCCACGGCATGTGCGGCCACAACGCCGCGCGCATGGCGCTGCGCCACGAGCTGAGGTGA
- a CDS encoding YiaA/YiaB family inner membrane protein encodes MNRAPNTQAIQPAHSNAWVVQTWISWVLAVGVTAMGVWFLPVDGWMKAFLGMGMLFTVGSTFSLAKTVRDVHEQQRIVSRIDEARMTKLLAEVDTLSPKL; translated from the coding sequence ATGAACCGCGCCCCCAACACCCAAGCCATCCAGCCCGCCCACAGCAACGCCTGGGTCGTCCAGACGTGGATCTCCTGGGTCCTCGCCGTCGGAGTGACGGCCATGGGCGTGTGGTTCCTGCCCGTGGACGGCTGGATGAAGGCCTTCCTGGGCATGGGGATGCTCTTCACGGTGGGCTCCACCTTCAGCCTGGCCAAGACGGTGCGCGACGTGCACGAGCAGCAGCGCATCGTGTCCCGCATCGACGAGGCGCGCATGACGAAGCTGCTCGCCGAGGTCGACACGCTCTCGCCCAAGCTGTAG
- the mltG gene encoding endolytic transglycosylase MltG: MKKLLIVFLGLVVLAGAAAGGAFLWAEKGASTPKVVGEAPEVIFVVKKGTSARALGPELVGQGLIEDARFWRYHLFRRGGLAAKAGRFKLRASMSIQEIATALEGPPLPEDVPFVMIEGWRLRDTDAALATKGLIKPGEYIAAASRPQRFKASFPLPTRTLEGYLYPETYAVVPEGFSVEAFIQRQLDTFALRFYEAHKDELEKSGRSLNDIVVMASMLEREEPEPEQRPLVAGILWKRIDKGFALGVDATSRYELVDWNDRKEFLKRLRDNSDPWNTRTRPGLPPGPIGAPTVESLVAALRPKASDYWYYLHDANRKLHPSRNAEEHEALRVKYNVY, translated from the coding sequence ATGAAGAAGCTCCTCATCGTATTTCTCGGGCTCGTGGTCCTGGCTGGCGCCGCCGCCGGTGGCGCGTTCCTGTGGGCGGAGAAGGGCGCGTCGACTCCCAAGGTCGTGGGCGAGGCGCCCGAGGTCATCTTCGTCGTGAAGAAGGGCACCTCGGCGCGCGCGCTGGGCCCGGAGCTCGTCGGGCAGGGGCTCATCGAGGATGCGCGCTTCTGGCGCTACCACCTCTTCCGGCGGGGCGGGCTGGCGGCGAAGGCCGGTCGCTTCAAGCTGCGCGCCTCCATGTCCATCCAGGAGATCGCCACCGCGCTCGAGGGCCCGCCGCTCCCCGAGGACGTTCCGTTCGTGATGATCGAAGGGTGGCGCCTGCGGGACACCGACGCGGCGCTCGCCACCAAGGGGCTCATCAAGCCGGGCGAGTACATCGCCGCGGCCAGCCGCCCCCAGCGCTTCAAGGCCAGCTTCCCGCTGCCCACGCGCACCCTGGAGGGCTACCTCTACCCGGAGACCTACGCCGTCGTCCCCGAGGGCTTCAGCGTGGAGGCCTTCATCCAGCGGCAGCTCGACACCTTCGCCCTGCGCTTCTACGAGGCCCACAAGGACGAGCTCGAGAAGAGCGGCCGCAGCCTCAACGACATCGTCGTGATGGCCTCGATGCTCGAGCGCGAGGAGCCCGAGCCCGAGCAGCGCCCCCTCGTCGCCGGCATCCTCTGGAAGCGCATCGACAAGGGCTTCGCGCTCGGCGTGGACGCCACGAGCCGCTACGAGCTGGTGGACTGGAACGACCGGAAGGAGTTCCTCAAGCGGCTGCGCGACAACTCGGATCCGTGGAACACGCGCACGCGCCCGGGGCTGCCTCCCGGACCGATTGGCGCTCCCACCGTGGAGTCGCTCGTCGCGGCGCTGCGCCCCAAGGCCAGCGACTACTGGTACTACCTGCACGACGCGAACAGGAAGCTGCACCCCTCGCGCAACGCCGAGGAGCACGAGGCGCTGCGCGTGAAGTACAACGTCTACTGA